A region from the Paraburkholderia youngii genome encodes:
- a CDS encoding HDOD domain-containing protein, whose amino-acid sequence MVKAAVLDRLWTRMSERGDFPMLSQSLRTTMAAVTNDDLDFTGLVQVVLSDFALTQKVLRLANSAMYMAFGGNITTVSRALMVLGMDAVGHLVVGLKIVDHFHQSAPRRIDAKLELNRTLLSGCVARKLTERGDLRAGEEAVVCTLMRQIGKLLVVFYLDAEWDQIRRHIDGGALEADACVLVLGVTFDEIGAEAAVRWRLPDTIRSGMGEFDPEDVTQPRQVQWLRAITNYSTAVADVLTQQNMPEGEREARIGELAHEYGSALNTDPEVLLQMSVALAREDGGDSVMREIVELRANADAIAREALTPEARIEVGVKDLRDLPEGSPLAPALAMAAETVLAALGFARTVVYVKHSNGTFRARIGFGPKIDAALPKLAFSTAFEPDVFHLAIANSVGIFIENARDPKMVARLPEWFRRSFDDARAFVLLPIIDETDQTVALLYGDWSHTQEARRISQKEMGVLNELAKELGRFFGQRQMREMETM is encoded by the coding sequence ATGGTAAAGGCGGCAGTGCTCGACCGGCTCTGGACGCGAATGAGCGAGCGCGGCGATTTCCCTATGCTGTCGCAATCGCTGCGCACCACCATGGCGGCAGTGACCAACGACGACCTCGACTTCACCGGCCTCGTGCAAGTGGTGCTGTCGGACTTCGCGCTCACGCAGAAGGTGCTGCGGCTCGCGAACTCGGCGATGTACATGGCGTTCGGCGGCAATATCACGACCGTGTCGCGCGCGCTGATGGTGCTCGGCATGGATGCGGTCGGTCACCTCGTAGTCGGTCTGAAGATCGTCGATCACTTTCATCAAAGCGCGCCGCGCCGCATCGACGCGAAACTCGAATTGAATCGCACGCTGCTGTCGGGCTGCGTCGCGCGCAAGCTGACCGAGCGCGGCGACCTGCGCGCCGGCGAGGAAGCGGTGGTCTGCACGCTGATGCGGCAGATCGGCAAGCTGCTGGTCGTGTTCTATCTCGACGCCGAATGGGATCAGATTCGCCGCCATATCGACGGCGGCGCACTCGAAGCCGATGCGTGCGTGCTCGTGCTCGGCGTCACCTTCGATGAAATCGGCGCCGAAGCCGCGGTGCGCTGGCGCCTGCCCGACACGATCCGCTCCGGCATGGGCGAGTTCGATCCGGAAGACGTGACGCAACCGCGCCAGGTGCAGTGGCTGCGCGCGATCACCAACTACTCGACCGCGGTCGCCGACGTGCTCACGCAGCAGAACATGCCCGAGGGGGAACGCGAGGCGCGCATCGGCGAGCTTGCGCACGAGTACGGCAGCGCGCTGAACACCGACCCCGAAGTGCTGCTGCAGATGAGCGTCGCGCTCGCGCGCGAGGATGGCGGCGACAGCGTGATGCGCGAAATCGTCGAGCTGCGCGCCAATGCCGATGCGATCGCGCGCGAGGCGCTCACGCCCGAGGCGCGCATCGAGGTCGGGGTGAAGGATCTGCGCGACCTGCCCGAAGGCAGCCCGCTCGCGCCAGCGCTCGCGATGGCCGCCGAAACCGTGCTCGCGGCGCTCGGCTTCGCGCGCACCGTGGTCTACGTCAAGCATAGCAACGGCACGTTCAGGGCGCGCATCGGCTTCGGGCCGAAGATCGACGCGGCGCTGCCGAAGCTCGCGTTCAGCACCGCGTTCGAGCCCGATGTGTTTCATCTCGCGATCGCGAACTCGGTTGGCATCTTCATCGAGAATGCGCGCGATCCGAAGATGGTCGCGCGGCTGCCCGAGTGGTTCCGGCGGTCGTTCGACGACGCGCGCGCGTTCGTGCTGCTGCCGATCATCGACGAAACCGATCAGACCGTCGCGCTGCTCTACGGCGACTGGTCGCATACGCAGGAGGCGCGCCGCATCTCACAGAAGGAGATGGGCGTGCTCAACGAACTGGCAAAGGAGTTAGGACGTTTTTTCGGCCAGAGGCAGATGCGGGAAATGGAGACGATGTGA
- a CDS encoding EAL and HDOD domain-containing protein has product MTTIAIETLSHSGTTDDASLVASYARQPILNRDGMLCGYEIKVRAPELPLADADLSAPRTHTDLHPNADALPGRAPMPVQRVARAIVRGLVQSDVRGALTGHPAYVDVSRELLLDDAILRLPAERFMLELPSSLEVDDELIARLVYLHGRRYRFALDDVTQPNETFAKLLPYAEVVKIDVPRTPRALLPKLASVLKSAGKLLLASGVDAQADFETVHELGFDRFQGYYFARAQSASSRSVSAPRHALLNLLQLLAGDPTVAQLEAELKLNPVLVMHLMKLANSSGLAVGHKVTTLRDAINATGTDRIARWTQLLLYADGRKVALEDDPLLQLAATRARFMELAIERMPEAGRDEADAAFLTGVFSFVDAVFGGSLEKTLNILTLSRPIQAAILHREGRLGLLLSAVEALEGGAWERVATLSERLAPLTLEEVAQMGLAAGAWAGVADRSAQGLERIED; this is encoded by the coding sequence ATGACCACCATCGCAATCGAGACTCTGAGCCACAGCGGCACGACCGACGACGCGTCGCTCGTCGCCAGCTACGCGCGGCAGCCCATTCTGAATCGGGACGGCATGCTGTGCGGTTACGAGATCAAGGTGCGTGCGCCCGAGCTGCCGCTCGCCGACGCGGACCTCAGCGCCCCACGAACCCATACCGATCTTCATCCCAACGCCGACGCGTTGCCGGGTCGCGCGCCTATGCCGGTGCAACGCGTCGCGCGCGCGATCGTGCGCGGGCTCGTGCAAAGCGACGTACGCGGCGCGCTGACTGGCCATCCGGCCTACGTCGACGTGAGCCGCGAGCTGCTGCTCGACGACGCGATCCTGCGACTGCCCGCGGAACGCTTCATGCTCGAGCTGCCTTCATCGCTCGAAGTCGATGACGAGTTGATCGCGCGTCTCGTGTATCTGCATGGCCGCCGCTATCGCTTCGCGCTCGACGACGTCACGCAGCCCAACGAGACTTTCGCGAAGCTGCTGCCGTACGCCGAAGTCGTCAAGATCGACGTCCCGCGCACGCCGCGCGCGCTGTTGCCGAAGCTCGCGAGCGTGCTGAAGTCGGCGGGCAAACTGCTGCTCGCATCGGGTGTCGATGCGCAGGCCGACTTCGAAACGGTGCATGAGCTCGGCTTCGACCGCTTCCAGGGCTATTACTTCGCGCGGGCGCAAAGCGCATCGAGTCGCAGCGTCAGCGCGCCGCGCCACGCGCTGCTCAATCTGCTGCAACTGCTCGCGGGCGACCCGACGGTCGCGCAGCTCGAAGCCGAGCTGAAGCTGAATCCGGTGCTCGTCATGCATCTGATGAAGCTCGCGAATTCGAGCGGCCTCGCGGTCGGTCACAAGGTGACGACGCTGCGCGACGCGATCAACGCGACGGGCACCGATCGCATCGCGCGCTGGACGCAGCTGCTGCTCTACGCCGACGGCCGCAAGGTCGCGCTCGAAGACGACCCTCTGCTGCAACTCGCGGCCACGCGCGCGCGCTTCATGGAGCTCGCGATCGAACGCATGCCCGAGGCGGGCCGCGACGAAGCCGACGCGGCCTTCCTGACCGGCGTGTTTTCGTTCGTCGATGCGGTGTTCGGTGGCTCGCTCGAAAAAACGCTGAACATCCTCACGCTGTCGCGGCCGATCCAGGCCGCGATCCTGCATCGCGAGGGCAGGCTGGGTCTGCTGCTGAGCGCGGTCGAGGCGCTCGAAGGCGGCGCATGGGAGCGCGTCGCCACGCTGTCCGAACGTCTTGCGCCGTTGACGCTGGAAGAGGTCGCGCAGATGGGGCTCGCGGCCGGCGCATGGGCCGGTGTCGCGGATCGCAGCGCGCAAGGGCTGGAGCGGATCGAGGATTGA
- a CDS encoding ABC transporter substrate-binding protein, translating into MKKNWPNLAALALFATAALTAGTASAAEIKEVRFGVEASYAPFESKSPAGELQGFDIDVGNAVCAKLKARCVWVENSFDGLIPALEARKFSAINSDMTITDQRRQAIDFTDPIYTIPNQMIAKKGSALQPTPASLKGKHVGVLQGTIQETYAKARWAPAGVDVVPYQTQDQIYADLASGRLDASFQDAEAASKGFLKKPQGAGFEFAGPAVSDNKLLGAGVGYGVRKNDKALKDALNGALKELKADGTIDRLAAKYFDVKVVLK; encoded by the coding sequence ATGAAGAAGAATTGGCCCAACTTGGCCGCGCTCGCGCTGTTCGCGACGGCGGCCTTGACGGCAGGCACCGCGTCGGCGGCTGAGATCAAGGAAGTGCGCTTCGGCGTCGAGGCTTCGTATGCGCCGTTCGAATCCAAGTCGCCCGCGGGCGAGCTGCAGGGCTTCGATATCGACGTCGGCAATGCCGTGTGTGCGAAGCTAAAGGCCAGATGCGTGTGGGTCGAGAATTCGTTCGACGGCCTGATCCCGGCGCTCGAAGCGCGCAAGTTCAGCGCGATCAACTCGGACATGACGATCACCGACCAGCGTCGCCAGGCGATCGACTTCACCGATCCGATCTACACGATCCCGAATCAGATGATCGCGAAGAAGGGCAGCGCTCTGCAGCCGACGCCCGCATCGCTGAAGGGCAAGCACGTCGGCGTGCTGCAGGGCACGATCCAGGAAACCTATGCGAAGGCGCGCTGGGCGCCGGCCGGTGTCGATGTCGTGCCGTATCAGACCCAGGACCAGATTTACGCCGACCTCGCGTCGGGTCGTCTCGACGCGTCGTTCCAGGACGCCGAAGCGGCATCGAAGGGTTTTCTGAAGAAACCGCAGGGCGCGGGCTTCGAGTTCGCCGGTCCGGCCGTGAGCGACAACAAGCTGCTCGGCGCGGGTGTCGGCTACGGTGTGCGCAAGAACGACAAGGCGCTCAAGGATGCGCTGAACGGCGCGTTGAAGGAGCTGAAGGCCGATGGCACGATCGACCGCCTCGCCGCCAAATACTTCGACGTGAAAGTCGTGCTGAAGTAA
- the astE gene encoding succinylglutamate desuccinylase, with product MTSSADYAMSAPSAMLDDFLAWTLAGSRPAAHQAQGTCANGVRWTWQGDGVLVIEPAQQHAGVRSVLVSAGVHGDETAPIELLSRIVADIAHGRAALACRLLVILGNIDAMRDGGRYRDDDLNRLFSGRHLQLPHSHEAPRAAALEQAATRFFADASDAPGARWHIDMHTAIRASVFERFALLPHTGKPFSRAMFEWLGDARISAVLLHTTKGNTYSHFTAQACGADACTLELGKVRPFGQNDLTRFEGADLAVRALLAGTRMNARGDAQAALPRVFTVVDQLTKQSDAFELLLAPDVPNFTPLAKGTLLARDGDYQYTVQRDEERIVFPNPAVKPGLRAGLLVVDTTAETLPKLV from the coding sequence ATGACTTCCAGCGCTGACTACGCGATGTCCGCCCCGAGCGCGATGCTCGACGATTTTCTCGCGTGGACGCTCGCGGGTTCGCGGCCTGCCGCGCATCAAGCGCAAGGCACGTGTGCGAACGGTGTGCGCTGGACGTGGCAGGGCGACGGCGTGCTCGTCATCGAGCCCGCGCAGCAGCATGCGGGCGTGCGCAGCGTGCTCGTCTCGGCCGGCGTGCATGGCGACGAGACCGCGCCGATCGAACTGCTGTCGCGCATCGTCGCCGATATCGCACACGGCCGCGCGGCGCTCGCGTGCCGGCTGCTCGTGATTCTCGGCAACATCGATGCGATGCGCGACGGCGGCCGCTATCGCGACGACGATCTGAACCGGCTGTTCAGCGGCCGTCATCTGCAACTGCCGCACAGTCACGAAGCGCCGCGCGCGGCCGCGCTCGAACAGGCCGCGACGCGCTTTTTCGCGGACGCGTCCGACGCGCCCGGCGCGCGCTGGCATATCGACATGCATACGGCGATCCGCGCGTCGGTATTCGAGCGCTTCGCGCTGTTGCCGCATACCGGCAAGCCCTTTTCGCGCGCGATGTTCGAATGGCTCGGCGACGCGCGCATCAGTGCGGTGCTGCTGCACACGACGAAGGGCAACACCTATTCGCACTTCACAGCGCAAGCGTGCGGCGCTGATGCGTGCACGCTCGAACTCGGCAAGGTGCGGCCGTTCGGCCAGAACGACCTGACGCGCTTCGAGGGCGCGGATCTCGCGGTGCGCGCGCTGCTCGCCGGCACGCGAATGAACGCACGAGGCGACGCGCAAGCTGCGCTGCCGCGCGTGTTCACCGTCGTCGATCAGCTGACCAAGCAAAGCGACGCATTCGAGCTGCTGCTCGCGCCCGACGTGCCGAACTTCACACCGCTCGCCAAGGGCACCCTGCTCGCGCGCGACGGCGACTATCAATACACGGTGCAGCGCGACGAAGAGCGCATCGTGTTTCCGAACCCGGCGGTCAAGCCCGGCCTGCGTGCCGGTCTGCTCGTCGTCGATACCACCGCCGAGACGCTGCCCAAGCTTGTCTAG
- the astB gene encoding N-succinylarginine dihydrolase: MQATEANFDGLVGPTHNYAGLSFGNVASQSNEKSVANPKAAARQGLRKMKQLADLGFHQGVLPPQERPSMRLLRELGFSGDDASVIERVAKNAPELLAAASSASAMWTANAATVSPSADTHDGRVHFTPANLCSKLHRAIEHESTRRTLRAMFSDTDRFVVHEALPGTPALGDEGAANHTRFCEQYRARGVEFFVYGRSEYRRGPEPKRYPARQTFEASRAVAHRHGLQDAATVYAQQNPEVIDAGVFHNDVIAVGNRNTLFCHQLAFVDQQAVYDELRSKLASLHASFNVIEVPDAQVSVADAVTSYLFNSQLLTRPDGKQVLVVPQECRENPRVAAYLDELTSHSGPIDEVLVFDLRESMKNGGGPACLRLRVVLDDNERAAVAPGVWIDDTLFGRLDAWIEKHYRDRLAPADLSDPQLLVESRTALDELTQILALGSLYDFQR, from the coding sequence CTGCAAGCCACTGAAGCCAATTTCGACGGCCTGGTCGGCCCGACTCACAACTACGCGGGCTTGTCGTTCGGCAACGTCGCGTCGCAGAGCAACGAGAAGTCGGTCGCGAATCCGAAGGCCGCCGCGCGCCAGGGTCTGCGCAAGATGAAGCAGTTGGCGGACCTCGGCTTTCATCAGGGCGTGCTGCCGCCGCAAGAGCGTCCGTCGATGCGTCTGTTGCGCGAGCTCGGTTTTTCCGGCGACGACGCTTCGGTGATCGAGCGCGTCGCGAAGAACGCGCCCGAACTGCTCGCGGCGGCGAGTTCAGCATCCGCGATGTGGACCGCGAACGCGGCGACGGTGAGCCCGTCCGCGGATACGCACGACGGCCGCGTGCATTTCACGCCGGCCAATCTGTGCAGCAAGCTGCATCGCGCGATCGAGCATGAATCGACGCGCCGCACGCTGCGGGCGATGTTCAGCGACACCGACCGCTTCGTGGTGCACGAGGCGCTGCCCGGCACGCCCGCGCTCGGCGACGAGGGCGCGGCGAATCACACGCGCTTTTGCGAGCAATACCGGGCGCGCGGCGTCGAATTCTTCGTGTATGGCCGCAGCGAGTATCGTCGCGGGCCGGAGCCGAAGCGCTATCCGGCGCGTCAGACGTTCGAGGCGAGCCGCGCGGTCGCGCATCGTCATGGCTTGCAGGACGCGGCGACCGTCTATGCACAGCAGAACCCGGAAGTGATCGACGCCGGCGTGTTCCATAACGACGTGATCGCGGTCGGCAATCGCAACACGCTGTTCTGCCATCAGCTCGCGTTCGTCGATCAGCAAGCGGTGTACGACGAGTTGCGCTCGAAGCTAGCGAGCCTTCACGCGAGCTTCAACGTAATCGAAGTGCCCGACGCGCAGGTCAGCGTCGCCGATGCGGTGACCTCGTATCTGTTCAACAGCCAGCTGCTGACTCGGCCCGATGGCAAGCAGGTGCTGGTCGTGCCGCAGGAGTGCCGCGAAAATCCGCGCGTCGCCGCGTACCTGGATGAGCTGACTTCGCACAGCGGTCCGATCGACGAAGTGCTCGTGTTCGATCTGCGCGAGAGCATGAAGAACGGTGGCGGCCCCGCCTGTCTGCGCCTGCGCGTCGTACTCGACGACAACGAGCGCGCGGCGGTCGCGCCGGGCGTGTGGATAGACGACACGCTGTTCGGCCGACTCGATGCGTGGATCGAAAAGCACTATCGCGATCGGCTCGCGCCGGCCGATCTCAGCGATCCGCAACTGCTGGTCGAATCGCGCACCGCGCTCGATGAGCTGACGCAAATCCTCGCTCTGGGCTCGCTGTATGACTTCCAGCGCTGA
- the astD gene encoding succinylglutamate-semialdehyde dehydrogenase, with the protein MSELFIAGEWVAGTGPVFASHNPGTGAVVWQGNSASADDVDRAVRSARRAFAAWSALTLDARCAVVRRFAALVTERKEALAEAIGRETGKPLWEARTEAASMAAKVEISIQSYNERTGEKRTAMADGTAVLRHRPHGVVAVFGPYNFPGHLPNGHIVPALIAGNAVVFKPSELAPGVAALTVQIWRDAGLPAGVLNLVQGEKDTGVALANHRQIDGLFFTGSSDTGTLLHKQFGGRPEIVLALEMGGNNPLVIGPVADLDAAVHHTIQSAFLSAGQRCTCARRIFVPDDAFGERFLARLTEVTARIGVGEYNAEPQPFMGAVVSARAASRLISAQQRLLASGAKALLKMEQRDPQLGFVTPAILDVTEVKDLPDEEHFGPLAQIIRYRNFDDALEQANDTQFGLSAGLLADDEALWTHFQRTIRAGIVNWNRPTNGASSGAPFGGPGRSGNHRPSAYYAADYCAYPMASVESAQLNMPASVSPGLQF; encoded by the coding sequence ATGAGCGAGCTTTTCATCGCCGGCGAATGGGTCGCCGGCACAGGACCCGTATTCGCATCGCACAATCCCGGCACGGGCGCGGTGGTGTGGCAAGGCAATAGCGCATCGGCGGACGACGTCGATCGCGCGGTACGCAGCGCGCGCCGCGCATTCGCCGCATGGTCGGCGCTGACGCTCGACGCGCGTTGCGCGGTGGTGCGCCGCTTCGCCGCGCTCGTGACCGAGCGCAAGGAAGCGCTCGCCGAAGCGATCGGCCGCGAGACCGGCAAGCCGCTGTGGGAAGCGCGCACCGAAGCGGCGTCGATGGCCGCGAAGGTCGAGATCTCGATCCAGTCGTACAACGAGCGCACCGGCGAAAAGCGCACGGCGATGGCGGACGGCACCGCCGTGCTGCGGCATCGTCCGCATGGCGTGGTGGCGGTGTTCGGGCCGTACAACTTCCCGGGCCATCTGCCGAACGGGCATATCGTGCCCGCGCTGATCGCCGGTAACGCGGTCGTGTTCAAGCCGTCCGAACTGGCGCCCGGCGTCGCGGCGCTCACGGTGCAAATCTGGCGCGATGCGGGGCTGCCCGCCGGCGTGCTGAATCTGGTGCAGGGTGAGAAGGACACCGGCGTCGCGCTCGCGAATCATCGGCAGATCGATGGACTGTTCTTTACCGGTAGTTCGGATACGGGAACATTGCTGCACAAACAGTTCGGCGGCCGTCCAGAGATCGTGCTCGCGCTCGAGATGGGCGGCAACAACCCGCTCGTGATCGGCCCGGTCGCTGACCTCGACGCCGCCGTGCACCACACGATTCAATCGGCGTTTCTGTCGGCGGGGCAGCGCTGCACCTGCGCGCGCCGCATCTTCGTGCCCGACGATGCGTTCGGCGAGCGTTTCCTCGCGCGCCTGACGGAAGTCACCGCGCGCATCGGCGTCGGCGAATACAACGCCGAGCCGCAGCCGTTCATGGGCGCGGTGGTGTCGGCGCGCGCGGCCTCGCGTTTGATCAGCGCGCAGCAACGTCTGCTCGCGAGCGGCGCGAAGGCACTGTTGAAGATGGAGCAGCGCGATCCGCAACTCGGCTTCGTGACGCCCGCGATTCTCGACGTGACCGAAGTGAAGGACTTGCCCGACGAGGAGCACTTCGGCCCGCTCGCGCAGATCATCCGCTACCGCAACTTCGACGACGCGCTCGAACAGGCGAACGATACGCAGTTCGGTCTGTCCGCGGGCCTGCTCGCCGACGACGAAGCGCTGTGGACGCATTTCCAGCGCACGATTCGCGCGGGCATCGTCAACTGGAACCGGCCGACCAATGGCGCTTCGTCGGGCGCTCCGTTCGGCGGCCCGGGCCGCTCGGGCAACCATCGGCCGAGCGCGTACTATGCGGCCGATTACTGCGCGTACCCGATGGCCTCTGTCGAAAGCGCGCAACTGAACATGCCCGCGAGCGTCTCGCCGGGCCTTCAATTCTAA
- the astA gene encoding arginine N-succinyltransferase, translating into MIVVRVVQRGDVDALMRLAQETGPGLTTFKPDRDALAARVERARRTMEDRAEPHEAGYFFVMEDTATGDVAGVCGIEAEVGLQQPFYNYRVSTVVHASQDLGIWTRMHALNISHDLTGYAEVCSLFLSPRYRTSGVGGLLSRSRFMFLAQFRERFPQRLCAELRGHFDEQGTSPFWRAVGSHFYQIDFNAADYLSSHGRKAFLAELMPRYPVYVELLPEEAQRCVGLTHSDTIPARRMLEAEGLRYENHVDIFDAGPVLECHIADLRTVRESVLVAAEIGDAAEPAAQDGLKSMVSNTSLGDFRVGVVAGVARNGVFRLSAAEADALRVKAGDPLRVLPVKHKQG; encoded by the coding sequence ATGATCGTCGTTCGCGTAGTGCAACGAGGCGATGTGGATGCGCTGATGAGGCTCGCGCAGGAAACCGGGCCGGGCCTCACCACGTTCAAGCCGGATCGCGATGCGCTCGCGGCGCGGGTGGAACGCGCGCGCCGCACGATGGAAGATCGGGCCGAACCGCACGAGGCCGGCTATTTCTTCGTGATGGAAGACACGGCCACCGGCGACGTGGCGGGTGTCTGCGGGATCGAAGCGGAGGTGGGGCTGCAGCAGCCGTTCTACAACTATCGCGTGAGCACGGTCGTGCACGCGAGCCAGGATCTCGGCATCTGGACCCGCATGCACGCGCTGAATATCTCGCACGACCTCACCGGTTATGCGGAAGTGTGCTCGCTGTTCCTGAGCCCGCGTTATCGCACGAGCGGCGTCGGCGGCTTGCTGTCGCGCTCGCGCTTCATGTTTCTCGCGCAGTTTCGCGAGCGCTTTCCGCAGCGTCTGTGCGCGGAGCTGCGCGGCCATTTCGACGAGCAGGGCACGTCGCCGTTCTGGCGTGCGGTCGGCTCGCACTTTTACCAGATCGATTTCAACGCCGCCGACTATCTGAGCTCGCACGGCCGCAAGGCGTTTCTCGCCGAGCTGATGCCGCGCTATCCGGTGTACGTCGAGCTGTTGCCGGAAGAAGCGCAGCGCTGCGTAGGCCTCACGCATAGCGACACGATCCCCGCGCGCCGGATGCTCGAAGCCGAAGGGCTGCGCTACGAGAACCACGTCGATATTTTCGATGCGGGTCCGGTGCTCGAATGCCATATCGCCGACTTGCGCACCGTGCGCGAGAGCGTGCTGGTAGCGGCTGAGATCGGCGACGCGGCAGAGCCGGCCGCGCAGGACGGACTGAAGTCGATGGTATCGAATACGTCGCTCGGGGATTTTCGTGTCGGCGTCGTGGCGGGCGTGGCGCGCAACGGTGTGTTCCGCCTCAGCGCGGCCGAAGCCGACGCGCTTCGGGTAAAGGCAGGCGATCCGCTGCGGGTGCTGCCGGTGAAACACAAACAAGGATGA
- the aruF gene encoding arginine/ornithine succinyltransferase subunit alpha produces MYFVRPARLADLDALEHMARTAQPVLHSLPHDRRALEARVALSEDSFRAEVDFPGEEFYLFVLEDSQTGKLMGTASIVAAAGYADPFYVFRNDALIHASRELHVNRKIHALTMSHELTGKSRLAGYYIDPSLRGDAAAQLMSRARMMYIAANRKRFTPEVFSLLLGVTDENGMSPFWEAVGRKFFGRDFADIEVESGGRSRTFIAEVMPTYPVYVPLLPEAAQRVLGEPDANALLAYEIHLEEGFETDRYVDIFDAGPVLTAQMDRSVSVKHNETRVVREAPAPHGATYLIAHNGASGEFRCVLGELAPGKESGAVLSQAVLAALGVREGDTVRCVPLHQPQDEQSGDAQ; encoded by the coding sequence ATGTACTTCGTACGTCCCGCCCGCCTTGCCGATCTCGATGCGCTCGAGCATATGGCGCGCACCGCGCAACCGGTGCTGCATTCCCTGCCGCACGACCGGCGCGCGCTCGAAGCGCGCGTCGCGTTGTCGGAAGACTCGTTTCGCGCGGAGGTCGACTTTCCGGGCGAGGAGTTCTATCTGTTCGTGCTCGAAGACTCGCAGACCGGCAAGCTGATGGGCACCGCGAGCATCGTCGCGGCGGCCGGTTACGCGGACCCGTTCTACGTGTTTCGCAACGACGCGCTGATTCATGCGTCGCGTGAGCTGCATGTGAATCGCAAGATTCACGCGCTGACGATGTCGCACGAGCTGACCGGCAAAAGCCGGCTCGCGGGCTACTACATCGACCCGTCGCTGCGCGGCGACGCGGCCGCGCAGCTGATGTCGCGCGCGCGGATGATGTACATCGCCGCGAATCGCAAGCGCTTCACGCCCGAGGTGTTCTCGCTGCTGCTCGGCGTCACCGACGAAAACGGCATGTCGCCGTTCTGGGAAGCGGTGGGCCGCAAGTTCTTCGGCCGCGATTTCGCCGACATCGAAGTCGAATCGGGCGGCCGCAGCCGCACGTTCATCGCCGAAGTGATGCCGACCTATCCCGTGTATGTGCCGCTGTTGCCCGAAGCGGCGCAGCGCGTGCTGGGCGAGCCGGATGCGAACGCGCTGCTCGCGTACGAGATTCATCTCGAGGAAGGCTTCGAGACCGATCGCTACGTCGACATCTTCGACGCGGGTCCGGTGCTGACCGCGCAGATGGATCGCAGCGTCAGCGTGAAGCACAATGAGACGCGCGTCGTGCGCGAGGCACCCGCGCCGCACGGTGCAACGTACCTGATCGCGCACAACGGCGCCTCCGGCGAGTTCCGTTGCGTGCTCGGCGAGCTCGCGCCGGGCAAGGAGTCGGGCGCCGTGTTGTCGCAGGCGGTGCTCGCCGCGCTCGGGGTACGGGAAGGCGATACGGTGCGCTGCGTGCCGCTGCATCAGCCGCAGGACGAACAATCGGGAGACGCGCAATGA